The Spirochaeta cellobiosiphila DSM 17781 genome contains a region encoding:
- a CDS encoding 4Fe-4S single cluster domain-containing protein, with product MINLHSFIEVSEVNGPGKRSVFWVQGCHFNCPGCRNQAAIKFENHQLINSEEAFLLIPIKDVEGVTFSGGEPFLQAEALIPLATLIKEAGLNLLIYSGYTREHLESSINPYHQQLLSLTDILIDGLYRQHIPSRHPWAGSGNQKVHYLSDRAKLMNQADEVRQGEIHITNTGDIIYTGIFENEDYL from the coding sequence ATGATAAATTTACACTCCTTTATTGAAGTATCAGAAGTAAATGGCCCAGGAAAACGAAGTGTTTTCTGGGTTCAGGGATGCCATTTTAATTGTCCCGGTTGTCGAAATCAAGCTGCTATAAAGTTTGAAAATCATCAGCTCATTAACAGTGAAGAGGCCTTTCTTCTGATACCCATTAAGGACGTGGAGGGGGTGACCTTTAGTGGTGGAGAACCCTTTCTTCAAGCTGAAGCCTTGATCCCATTAGCAACTTTGATTAAAGAAGCTGGCCTTAATTTGCTTATATACAGTGGATACACAAGAGAACATCTTGAGTCCAGCATCAATCCCTATCATCAGCAATTACTGTCTTTGACAGACATTCTAATAGATGGTCTATACCGTCAACACATTCCCTCCCGGCACCCTTGGGCAGGTTCTGGTAATCAGAAGGTCCATTATCTCAGTGATAGAGCCAAATTAATGAACCAAGCTGATGAGGTCAGACAGGGAGAGATTCATATTACCAACACCGGTGACATAATTTACACCGGGATATTCGAAAATGAGGATTACTTATGA
- a CDS encoding phage late control D family protein, with the protein MSDLQTLTPGFIIYINGTRLGVDQESSVKKIVINDRLDGPAGFTVYLSDMNQEWAGFADFGEGNQFSIHLGYKDNIEEVILGDVVSVCGELKKNTTAMTIIKGRNSLHRLKTGLKTKVFSETTITDIISQVASDAGLSVDVDEVGGETLFWVQRNQSDYDMIMSLASQYNCSVWGDGETLYFKQQTESTEDVVLEWGKTLLEFSCVNDVQQLVTEVEVIGWDSQTGTSVLGTASLDDITQLVGGEELGGHIVEDNFGPRKVVLNDHSAIDQDTADSLAMEYLTRNSFNYVRAHGKCEGDYRIKAGIEIEIVGVGDKFAGTYLVEEVNHILQSQTGYRTSFTLRRNKV; encoded by the coding sequence GTGAGTGATCTACAAACATTAACTCCCGGATTTATTATATATATTAATGGGACAAGATTAGGTGTTGATCAAGAATCAAGTGTCAAAAAGATCGTTATCAATGATCGTTTAGATGGACCAGCAGGTTTTACTGTTTATCTATCAGACATGAACCAGGAGTGGGCAGGCTTTGCCGACTTTGGAGAAGGTAATCAGTTTTCTATCCATCTAGGTTATAAAGACAATATTGAAGAAGTTATTCTTGGTGATGTTGTCAGTGTCTGTGGCGAGCTTAAGAAGAATACCACCGCTATGACCATCATTAAGGGACGCAACTCTTTACACCGCCTTAAAACAGGATTGAAGACAAAGGTTTTTTCCGAAACAACAATCACAGACATCATTAGCCAAGTCGCTTCTGATGCAGGACTCAGCGTTGATGTGGATGAAGTTGGGGGAGAAACTCTTTTCTGGGTACAGCGAAATCAATCAGATTATGACATGATCATGTCTTTGGCTTCACAGTATAACTGTTCTGTCTGGGGGGATGGAGAGACTCTTTATTTCAAACAGCAAACGGAATCAACAGAAGATGTGGTCCTTGAATGGGGCAAAACTCTATTAGAATTCTCCTGTGTCAATGATGTTCAGCAATTAGTAACGGAAGTAGAAGTTATCGGTTGGGATAGTCAGACTGGAACTTCTGTATTAGGGACAGCCTCACTGGATGATATTACCCAATTAGTGGGTGGGGAAGAACTCGGTGGACACATAGTAGAAGATAACTTTGGCCCTCGTAAGGTCGTTCTCAATGATCATAGTGCTATTGATCAGGATACCGCTGATTCACTGGCCATGGAATACCTCACACGTAATAGTTTTAATTATGTGAGAGCTCATGGTAAGTGCGAAGGGGATTACCGAATCAAAGCGGGAATTGAAATTGAGATTGTAGGTGTGGGAGATAAGTTTGCCGGTACTTACCTTGTAGAAGAAGTAAACCATATTCTCCAGAGTCAAACAGGTTATCGGACTTCCTTTACCTTAAGAAGGAATAAGGTATGA
- a CDS encoding CIS tube protein, producing the protein MALEKAVIINLDTDDEIPVLFNPKEYIVEKRTPWKEHEIHGLDSPAVEFTIGERKRLSMELFFDTSEDKTDVREYTDKIEELMLVNSDEHRPPFLLFSWGELKFKCVLEDLVQRFTMFLNDGTPIRAIVKVMFKEYSSAASQIKEKPRHSADHTKQMVLREGETLTSMASREYNNPACWRDIAEANNIEDPMNVEPGTVLKLPPLY; encoded by the coding sequence ATGGCCTTAGAAAAAGCAGTTATTATTAATTTGGATACGGATGATGAGATCCCCGTATTATTTAATCCCAAAGAATATATTGTTGAAAAAAGAACTCCCTGGAAGGAACACGAAATCCACGGATTAGATTCCCCAGCAGTTGAGTTTACCATTGGTGAACGTAAGCGTTTAAGCATGGAACTATTCTTTGATACATCAGAAGACAAAACAGATGTCAGAGAATATACAGACAAGATAGAAGAACTCATGTTGGTCAATTCTGATGAGCACAGACCTCCTTTCCTTTTATTTAGCTGGGGAGAATTAAAGTTCAAATGTGTCCTTGAGGATCTCGTACAGAGATTTACTATGTTCCTTAATGATGGAACTCCCATCAGAGCTATTGTAAAAGTAATGTTCAAGGAGTATTCCAGTGCGGCCAGTCAGATAAAGGAAAAACCACGACACTCTGCAGATCATACTAAGCAGATGGTCTTAAGAGAAGGGGAAACTTTAACTTCCATGGCTAGTCGGGAATACAATAATCCAGCTTGTTGGCGGGATATTGCAGAAGCAAATAACATTGAAGATCCTATGAATGTTGAACCAGGTACTGTTCTTAAACTACCACCATTATATTAG
- a CDS encoding phage tail protein, translating into MSDRVETFLPNYFSIEIEGIETARFFRCDGLEAETYIYEVEEGGLNTGTHKFFGRTRFPNIVLEHGVTDNNELYDWYKTTVMEDNPVERKNGSVVLHNQAGEEIKRWNFFRAIPCRWVGPSLGTDRHGVAIERIEIAHEGLSPE; encoded by the coding sequence ATGAGTGACAGAGTAGAAACGTTTTTACCGAATTACTTTTCGATTGAAATCGAAGGCATTGAGACTGCCAGATTCTTCCGTTGTGATGGTCTGGAAGCGGAAACTTATATTTATGAAGTGGAAGAGGGTGGCCTCAATACAGGAACACATAAGTTTTTTGGAAGGACGAGATTTCCAAATATTGTGCTTGAGCATGGAGTCACAGATAACAATGAACTCTATGATTGGTATAAAACAACTGTCATGGAAGATAATCCTGTTGAACGCAAAAACGGTTCTGTCGTCCTCCATAATCAAGCTGGTGAAGAAATAAAAAGATGGAATTTTTTTAGAGCCATCCCTTGTCGATGGGTTGGTCCTAGTTTGGGAACAGATAGACATGGTGTGGCCATTGAACGAATCGAAATAGCTCACGAAGGTTTGAGTCCCGAGTAA
- a CDS encoding phage tail sheath C-terminal domain-containing protein → MNNTVLPGVYIKSEAPPLKPLALDRRTVAGFVGVTEKGPLDMPVKLTSFNQFLRVFGGFESGGYLAHSIYGFFNSGGEECYAVRVAHQKGDNCIATATLTLRNTNNQSFSSIRAHSPGIWGNRIAIKLWHGVDHSYRTDEYDRKSGRWITVDTNKFKGAEYLGVWIDGEKQIRKVNKITEDKLYFSTPLRLKDGIQELLIEELYINVQIEKDKEREDFLFLSTNPQSDRYLPRIINGTSRFITIDEDISGFPLEQSYAHLEKGRNGLVNLTAGDFIGYFNGLDNNSGLGHLEAFSEIRLVAIPDVALFEQIYNNNKDEYEKMTRAVQQAMVDQCERLKDRFALLDGPDLDSELALMKWSGQYDTKYAAAYFPHIEILDPTDANGVRTLFIPPSGHVAGVYATADKKHGLHHSPANFTIPGGVGLKQARSDDQLGMLYETGLNPIKSIPGRGIKVWGARTLSHDTEWKFINVCRTFDRISSAIRKGTGWVVFEPNDNKLRKRVIRYISAFMIDLWHKGILAGTTAEDGFYVQCDNELNPPENIDSGVLTTRIGIAISKPAEFINITLHASKDDSNVVIED, encoded by the coding sequence ATGAACAACACAGTTTTACCAGGTGTTTATATCAAATCAGAAGCTCCTCCTTTAAAACCCCTCGCTTTAGACCGTCGTACAGTGGCTGGTTTTGTTGGGGTGACAGAGAAAGGTCCTCTTGATATGCCTGTTAAATTGACTAGTTTTAATCAGTTTTTACGTGTGTTCGGTGGTTTTGAATCAGGGGGCTACCTAGCCCACAGTATATATGGATTTTTTAATTCCGGCGGTGAGGAGTGCTATGCTGTTCGAGTGGCTCATCAAAAAGGTGACAATTGTATTGCCACAGCTACTTTGACATTACGTAATACGAACAATCAAAGCTTTAGTTCTATACGAGCCCATAGTCCCGGAATCTGGGGCAACCGTATAGCCATTAAATTATGGCATGGTGTCGATCACAGTTATAGAACAGATGAATATGATCGTAAATCAGGAAGATGGATTACTGTTGATACCAATAAATTCAAGGGAGCCGAATATCTTGGTGTATGGATTGATGGAGAAAAGCAAATCCGTAAAGTTAATAAAATAACGGAAGACAAGCTGTATTTTTCAACACCACTACGCTTAAAAGATGGGATTCAGGAATTACTAATTGAAGAACTTTATATAAATGTTCAAATTGAAAAGGATAAAGAGAGGGAAGACTTTCTTTTTCTTTCAACCAATCCACAATCCGACAGGTATCTTCCTCGAATCATTAATGGTACATCACGGTTTATTACAATAGATGAAGACATTAGCGGTTTTCCTCTGGAACAATCTTATGCCCATCTTGAAAAAGGGCGTAATGGATTAGTTAATCTAACCGCTGGCGACTTTATTGGATATTTCAACGGTCTTGATAATAACTCCGGCTTGGGACATTTAGAAGCTTTTTCTGAAATAAGGCTCGTGGCCATTCCAGATGTAGCCCTATTTGAACAAATATATAACAACAACAAAGATGAATACGAGAAAATGACTCGAGCTGTTCAGCAAGCCATGGTAGATCAATGTGAAAGGCTTAAAGACCGCTTTGCTTTATTGGATGGCCCGGATTTAGATTCTGAGCTTGCTTTAATGAAATGGTCCGGCCAATACGACACCAAATACGCGGCTGCTTATTTCCCTCATATCGAAATCCTTGATCCTACAGATGCAAATGGCGTTCGTACCCTTTTCATTCCACCCAGTGGACACGTGGCTGGGGTCTATGCCACAGCTGATAAAAAGCATGGTCTGCATCATAGTCCTGCCAATTTTACCATCCCCGGAGGAGTTGGGCTTAAGCAAGCACGCAGTGATGATCAATTGGGTATGCTCTATGAAACTGGGTTGAACCCCATCAAGTCTATACCGGGAAGAGGAATAAAAGTATGGGGTGCCAGAACCTTATCCCATGATACGGAATGGAAATTTATCAATGTATGCCGTACCTTCGACCGAATTTCTTCTGCTATTCGCAAAGGTACAGGGTGGGTCGTCTTTGAACCAAATGACAATAAGCTTCGTAAGAGGGTTATTCGATATATAAGCGCCTTTATGATTGACTTATGGCATAAGGGAATATTAGCAGGAACAACAGCAGAGGATGGATTTTATGTTCAATGTGATAATGAACTGAATCCTCCTGAAAACATAGATTCTGGAGTTTTAACAACACGTATAGGAATAGCCATTTCTAAGCCTGCGGAGTTTATCAACATCACTCTTCATGCTAGTAAGGACGATTCTAATGTGGTTATTGAGGATTAA
- a CDS encoding VWA domain-containing protein yields the protein MSLNKVIKRTVILLTFVFLNVGVWAQTSNIYVHINQIQDQNYPKLRAYVSVEDKKGDPVLSLVRGNFTPGIDGNELAGEMEIASFQYTEKPIAYGVILSTQGLMAGEPIARQKEALLDLIDYMRDYDTLSVYLMDEEPVTLFENLTKAEVDTELINNLESSDYGRKVFDSIVSVGRKLSSSEIERKAIILISDGRDQESRYDQETAQKILNELGIPVFPLGLRVLGGQYLNVLDELAHATGGSYRYNRRFESVPDNTLQIQNLLMQSYVLEFKAKELPADDQVHQMMVKVVDKEVESTDYKNFTAVKVPFPLWLKIVVAVIVVILLILLIILSIIKRNKERKKMGITKRKCPVCKKRMKDDWDDCPFCKYLEPKKKNKKKNKDD from the coding sequence ATGTCTCTAAATAAAGTCATAAAAAGAACTGTCATACTCCTGACATTTGTGTTTCTTAATGTAGGGGTATGGGCTCAGACCTCTAATATCTATGTTCATATAAACCAGATACAGGATCAAAATTATCCTAAGTTAAGAGCTTATGTATCTGTAGAAGATAAAAAAGGTGATCCCGTTCTCTCTCTCGTTAGGGGTAATTTCACTCCTGGGATTGATGGTAATGAACTAGCCGGTGAGATGGAGATTGCTAGCTTTCAGTATACGGAAAAACCCATTGCCTATGGGGTTATATTATCAACTCAAGGCTTAATGGCAGGGGAACCGATTGCTCGGCAAAAGGAAGCTTTATTAGACTTGATTGACTACATGAGAGATTATGACACCTTGTCTGTTTATCTTATGGATGAAGAACCTGTCACTCTTTTTGAAAACCTAACAAAAGCTGAGGTAGATACTGAACTGATCAATAACCTGGAATCTTCTGATTATGGACGTAAGGTCTTTGATTCCATTGTTTCTGTTGGGCGTAAACTATCCTCTTCTGAAATAGAGCGGAAAGCTATCATCCTCATTAGTGATGGCCGAGACCAGGAAAGCCGTTACGATCAGGAGACTGCCCAGAAGATCTTAAATGAATTGGGTATCCCTGTCTTTCCTTTGGGATTACGTGTATTAGGTGGTCAGTATCTTAATGTCTTAGATGAATTGGCTCATGCAACAGGGGGTTCTTACAGATATAACAGAAGATTTGAATCTGTCCCTGATAATACATTACAAATCCAGAATTTATTGATGCAGAGTTATGTTTTAGAATTTAAAGCGAAGGAACTTCCGGCTGATGACCAGGTTCACCAAATGATGGTGAAGGTTGTAGACAAAGAAGTTGAAAGTACAGATTACAAAAACTTTACTGCTGTCAAAGTTCCTTTCCCTCTATGGCTGAAGATTGTTGTGGCTGTCATTGTTGTCATTCTTCTTATTTTACTAATTATTCTTTCTATCATTAAACGTAATAAAGAAAGAAAGAAGATGGGGATCACCAAGCGAAAATGTCCTGTTTGTAAAAAGAGAATGAAAGATGATTGGGATGATTGTCCTTTCTGTAAATATCTGGAACCTAAAAAGAAAAATAAAAAAAAGAACAAGGATGATTAA
- a CDS encoding FHA domain-containing protein has protein sequence MFGVKVCPEGHQMDPSWKVCPVCIAPIRGWLVLLNHRGAEKVYNIHEGKSKVGSGADCEIRITKGVNRQHALITALNGEFHITTMGSGGTILVNGQEIASSILIDGDLVQLDKKEFKFKCL, from the coding sequence ATGTTTGGTGTAAAGGTTTGTCCTGAAGGACATCAAATGGACCCCTCCTGGAAGGTGTGTCCTGTCTGTATCGCTCCCATTCGGGGATGGTTGGTTCTCCTTAATCATAGGGGTGCAGAAAAAGTCTATAACATCCACGAAGGTAAGAGCAAAGTAGGTTCTGGTGCAGATTGTGAAATCCGTATTACGAAAGGGGTTAATCGGCAGCATGCCCTCATTACCGCTTTAAATGGAGAGTTCCATATAACAACAATGGGATCTGGAGGTACGATCCTTGTCAATGGTCAAGAGATTGCCTCCTCCATCCTTATCGATGGAGATCTTGTTCAATTAGATAAAAAGGAGTTTAAGTTTAAATGTCTCTAA
- a CDS encoding phage tail protein, giving the protein MAIMVEETGIDNNLQSLIGRHLVEVTNLIGQDTKIEIKYIDAKVRAFTILGVEEKQDTLWLTVASNHVGKFLPSLFQNSDFLKRFLWVIQHIQNETSLKLDGLHQYFNPWTAPEEFISWVSGWFNLDIGAVQNEHKRRTLLANAIALYNWRGTVYGMTKLLEAVTEIKPVIYENCFSGNTNLYEGERYADQQILDVEIKGSFFEVHFPVPSEEISQEMQRFIHRIVQNEKPAHTTAFVTYKKVIVLKNPNIISEDSQMSGEEGMRI; this is encoded by the coding sequence ATGGCAATAATGGTAGAAGAGACTGGTATAGATAATAACTTACAATCTCTTATAGGAAGACATCTCGTAGAAGTTACTAATCTTATTGGCCAGGATACCAAGATTGAAATCAAATATATTGATGCCAAGGTTCGTGCTTTTACCATTCTTGGGGTGGAGGAAAAACAGGATACCCTTTGGTTGACTGTGGCCTCTAATCATGTAGGAAAGTTTTTACCGTCATTATTCCAGAATAGTGATTTTCTCAAAAGGTTTCTGTGGGTGATCCAGCATATACAGAATGAGACCAGTTTAAAGCTGGATGGTTTACATCAATACTTTAACCCCTGGACCGCTCCTGAAGAATTTATCTCCTGGGTATCTGGTTGGTTCAATCTGGATATTGGGGCTGTGCAGAACGAGCACAAAAGAAGAACTTTACTGGCGAACGCCATTGCTTTGTATAATTGGCGGGGTACTGTCTATGGAATGACAAAGTTATTGGAAGCAGTAACGGAGATAAAACCTGTCATTTATGAAAATTGTTTTAGTGGTAACACGAATCTGTATGAAGGGGAGAGATACGCGGATCAACAAATCCTGGATGTAGAAATCAAGGGTTCCTTTTTCGAAGTTCATTTCCCTGTACCTTCTGAGGAGATCTCCCAGGAGATGCAGCGTTTTATCCATCGTATTGTGCAGAATGAGAAACCTGCCCATACAACAGCCTTTGTAACGTATAAAAAAGTTATTGTCCTTAAGAACCCCAATATTATCTCTGAAGATAGTCAAATGAGTGGTGAAGAAGGAATGAGAATATAG
- a CDS encoding DUF1257 domain-containing protein, translated as MSHFVKVETKITELGMLKKALEALEMSWEEAEQEQMLSIKGWDGEFGKAKLKVDTGCSYPIGINIDEEGKIFMEADWWAIETYTERNKESLLNEITRQYAYETVLEKVRSQGYELVNEEEDEKQQVRLVLRKWQ; from the coding sequence ATGAGTCATTTCGTCAAAGTAGAAACAAAAATTACTGAGTTAGGCATGCTTAAAAAAGCTTTAGAGGCTTTAGAAATGTCTTGGGAAGAAGCAGAGCAAGAGCAGATGCTATCTATCAAAGGTTGGGATGGTGAGTTCGGTAAAGCCAAGCTAAAAGTTGATACTGGTTGTTCCTATCCTATTGGCATCAATATTGATGAAGAAGGAAAAATCTTTATGGAAGCAGATTGGTGGGCCATTGAAACCTATACAGAACGGAATAAAGAAAGTCTTCTCAATGAGATTACCCGTCAATATGCTTATGAGACGGTTTTAGAAAAAGTTCGTAGCCAAGGTTACGAATTGGTTAATGAAGAGGAAGACGAAAAACAGCAAGTAAGATTGGTATTACGTAAATGGCAATAA
- a CDS encoding phage tail protein, giving the protein MGTNYAPTMKTNFKVEIDKVDYGNFSSVSGLGASAEVTDDIGGMDRNARKIPGKVKYNTVTLTRMADPKDGLLRDWWKSVERGTPERKAVSVVFFDRNGVDEIARRNLFECVPCGWDLSDLNSQESGAISESISLVYEDADWG; this is encoded by the coding sequence ATGGGTACAAACTATGCTCCAACTATGAAAACTAACTTTAAAGTTGAAATCGACAAAGTCGATTACGGTAACTTTAGTTCTGTTAGTGGACTAGGTGCTAGCGCAGAAGTCACCGATGATATCGGCGGTATGGATAGAAACGCTAGAAAAATCCCCGGTAAGGTTAAGTATAACACTGTTACCTTAACTCGTATGGCTGATCCCAAAGACGGTCTATTGAGAGATTGGTGGAAAAGCGTTGAAAGAGGTACACCAGAAAGAAAAGCTGTTTCAGTTGTTTTCTTTGATAGAAATGGTGTTGACGAAATAGCGCGACGTAACTTGTTCGAATGTGTTCCTTGCGGTTGGGATTTATCAGATCTTAACTCTCAGGAAAGTGGTGCTATTTCAGAAAGCATTTCCTTAGTTTATGAGGATGCTGATTGGGGTTAA
- a CDS encoding phage tail sheath family protein, with amino-acid sequence MPQYQTPGVYVEEVSGGSKPMEMGATNIVGFLGIAEKGPVNEATLVTNWSQYSKIFGGLHTGGWLAHGVYQFFMNGGTKCYINNLATAEKKAEAKPATKEGAKENAKEEVNKSGDTQISNPDNLTKLIIGKDEGLGKKSGLFLFDEVPDISIVCAPGVTDAAAQDAILGHCERQRFRVAVLDAPETIEKGIDSIPMPRDSSMGAYYFPWVEMYDTELDRNVFAPPSGGIAGVYGRVDSTRGVHKAPANEIFRGAVGLKYNLTDAEQELLNPKGINCIREFDGRGIRVWGARTFSSDPEWRYINVRRLFCMVEKAIQDGTNWVVFEPNTRDLWKQITRNLTAFMLRIWKDGALFGDSPEEAFYVRCDDELNPPESIDAGYVVCEIGIAPAKPAEFVVFRISQKALGGE; translated from the coding sequence ATGCCCCAGTATCAAACACCTGGTGTTTATGTAGAAGAAGTATCTGGCGGTTCCAAACCCATGGAAATGGGGGCCACAAATATTGTTGGGTTTCTTGGAATTGCAGAAAAAGGTCCTGTTAATGAAGCCACTTTAGTTACGAACTGGTCACAGTACAGCAAAATATTTGGTGGACTTCATACCGGAGGCTGGTTAGCCCATGGTGTATACCAGTTTTTTATGAACGGTGGTACCAAATGCTACATTAACAACTTAGCCACAGCTGAAAAAAAGGCGGAAGCTAAGCCAGCCACTAAGGAAGGCGCTAAAGAAAATGCCAAAGAAGAAGTAAATAAAAGTGGTGATACTCAAATCAGTAATCCTGATAATTTGACCAAACTGATTATTGGAAAAGATGAAGGCCTTGGAAAAAAATCCGGACTGTTCCTCTTTGATGAAGTGCCTGATATTTCCATTGTTTGTGCTCCTGGAGTTACCGATGCAGCCGCACAGGATGCCATCCTCGGTCATTGTGAACGTCAAAGATTTAGAGTCGCCGTTCTTGACGCTCCTGAGACCATTGAAAAAGGGATTGATTCCATTCCCATGCCTAGAGATTCCTCAATGGGTGCTTATTATTTCCCATGGGTTGAGATGTATGATACAGAACTTGATCGAAATGTTTTTGCTCCCCCAAGTGGAGGAATTGCCGGGGTTTATGGTCGGGTAGATTCTACAAGGGGAGTACATAAAGCTCCTGCGAATGAGATCTTCCGAGGGGCTGTAGGTCTTAAGTACAACCTAACTGATGCGGAGCAAGAATTACTTAATCCTAAAGGAATCAATTGTATACGTGAGTTTGATGGACGAGGTATTCGTGTCTGGGGAGCTAGAACATTTTCAAGTGATCCAGAGTGGAGATACATCAACGTTCGTCGTTTATTCTGTATGGTCGAAAAGGCTATTCAGGATGGAACGAACTGGGTTGTCTTTGAACCAAACACACGGGATTTGTGGAAGCAGATTACTCGTAACCTAACAGCCTTTATGTTGAGAATTTGGAAAGACGGCGCTCTTTTTGGTGACTCTCCAGAGGAAGCTTTTTATGTGCGATGTGATGATGAACTCAATCCACCTGAATCTATTGATGCAGGTTATGTTGTTTGTGAAATCGGGATTGCTCCTGCTAAACCAGCTGAGTTTGTTGTGTTTAGAATTAGTCAAAAAGCCCTTGGTGGTGAATAA